A window of Citrus sinensis cultivar Valencia sweet orange chromosome 7, DVS_A1.0, whole genome shotgun sequence contains these coding sequences:
- the LOC102628571 gene encoding DCC family protein At1g52590, chloroplastic isoform X2, whose amino-acid sequence MALLVPGGGCARLAISHPAQVSRRTAVVATLSPPKRDKVDYWVDATSSFFEPDSRPIMLYDGVCNLCNGGVKFVRDNDKNRRIRYEALQSESGKKLLRRSGRAPDDISSVVLVEKDRSYIKSDAVLKIMEYIDLPFPQLAFFLQFVPQFVRDFAYDNIANNRYNIFGRSDSSSSCTYNGVITSLRECYLWDPHRGLHPVRLEICKDQHSLKL is encoded by the exons ATGGCGCTTCTTGTTCCTGGTGGTGGGTGCGCACGTTTAGCCATCTCCCACCCAGCGCAAGTTAGCCGGAGAACAGCCGTTGTTGCTACGCTGTCACCTCCCAAACGCGATAAAGTTGACTACTGGGTCGATGCAACTTCGAGCTTCTTTGAACCAGACTCCAGACCCATCATGTTATATGATG GTGTTTGCAATTTGTGTAATGGAGGAGTGAAGTTTGTACGGGATAACGACAAAAATAG GAGAATCAGGTACGAAGCTCTCCAGAGTGAATCAGGCAAGAAACTGCTGAGGAGGTCAGGAAGAGCTCCTGATGATATTTCAAGTGTTGTGCTTGTTGAAAAGGATAG ATCATATATCAAGTCAGATGCTGTTCTTAAGATAATGGAATACATAGACCTACCTTTCCCTCAGCTAGCATTTTTTCTACAGTTTGTTCCTCA GTTTGTAAGAGATTTTGCATATGACAACATAGCAAACAATCGATACAACATTTTTGGCCGCTCAGATTCAT CAAGCAGCTGCACATATAATGGAGTGATAACATCATTGAGGGAATGCTATTTGTGGGACCCACATAGAG GACTACATCCTGTTAGGTTGGAAATTTGTAAGGACCAGCATAGTTTGAAGCTTTAG
- the LOC102628571 gene encoding DCC family protein At1g52590, chloroplastic isoform X7 produces MALLVPGGGCARLAISHPAQVSRRTAVVATLSPPKRDKVDYWVDATSSFFEPDSRPIMLYDGVCNLCNGGVKFVRDNDKNRRIRYEALQSESGKKLLRRSGRAPDDISSVVLVEKDRSYIKSDAVLKIMEYIDLPFPQLAFFLQFVPQFVRDFAYDNIANNRYNIFGRSDSFCN; encoded by the exons ATGGCGCTTCTTGTTCCTGGTGGTGGGTGCGCACGTTTAGCCATCTCCCACCCAGCGCAAGTTAGCCGGAGAACAGCCGTTGTTGCTACGCTGTCACCTCCCAAACGCGATAAAGTTGACTACTGGGTCGATGCAACTTCGAGCTTCTTTGAACCAGACTCCAGACCCATCATGTTATATGATG GTGTTTGCAATTTGTGTAATGGAGGAGTGAAGTTTGTACGGGATAACGACAAAAATAG GAGAATCAGGTACGAAGCTCTCCAGAGTGAATCAGGCAAGAAACTGCTGAGGAGGTCAGGAAGAGCTCCTGATGATATTTCAAGTGTTGTGCTTGTTGAAAAGGATAG ATCATATATCAAGTCAGATGCTGTTCTTAAGATAATGGAATACATAGACCTACCTTTCCCTCAGCTAGCATTTTTTCTACAGTTTGTTCCTCA GTTTGTAAGAGATTTTGCATATGACAACATAGCAAACAATCGATACAACATTTTTGGCCGCTCAGATTCAT TTTGCAATTAA
- the LOC102628571 gene encoding DCC family protein At1g52590, chloroplastic isoform X1, with product MALLVPGGGCARLAISHPAQVSRRTAVVATLSPPKRDKVDYWVDATSSFFEPDSRPIMLYDGVCNLCNGGVKFVRDNDKNRRIRYEALQSESGKKLLRRSGRAPDDISSVVLVEKDRSYIKSDAVLKIMEYIDLPFPQLAFFLQFVPQFVRDFAYDNIANNRYNIFGRSDSSSSCTYNGVITSLRECYLWDPHRGMELPFDNFNILNPGSFVEFSWSKDYILLGWKFVRTSIV from the exons ATGGCGCTTCTTGTTCCTGGTGGTGGGTGCGCACGTTTAGCCATCTCCCACCCAGCGCAAGTTAGCCGGAGAACAGCCGTTGTTGCTACGCTGTCACCTCCCAAACGCGATAAAGTTGACTACTGGGTCGATGCAACTTCGAGCTTCTTTGAACCAGACTCCAGACCCATCATGTTATATGATG GTGTTTGCAATTTGTGTAATGGAGGAGTGAAGTTTGTACGGGATAACGACAAAAATAG GAGAATCAGGTACGAAGCTCTCCAGAGTGAATCAGGCAAGAAACTGCTGAGGAGGTCAGGAAGAGCTCCTGATGATATTTCAAGTGTTGTGCTTGTTGAAAAGGATAG ATCATATATCAAGTCAGATGCTGTTCTTAAGATAATGGAATACATAGACCTACCTTTCCCTCAGCTAGCATTTTTTCTACAGTTTGTTCCTCA GTTTGTAAGAGATTTTGCATATGACAACATAGCAAACAATCGATACAACATTTTTGGCCGCTCAGATTCAT CAAGCAGCTGCACATATAATGGAGTGATAACATCATTGAGGGAATGCTATTTGTGGGACCCACATAGAGGTATGGAGCTCCCATttgataatttcaatattttaaatccTGGTAGTTTTGTTGAATTCTCTTGGTCCAAGGACTACATCCTGTTAGGTTGGAAATTTGTAAGGACCAGCATAGTTTGA
- the LOC102628571 gene encoding DCC family protein At1g52590, chloroplastic isoform X3, which yields MALLVPGGGCARLAISHPAQVSRRTAVVATLSPPKRDKVDYWVDATSSFFEPDSRPIMLYDGVCNLCNGGVKFVRDNDKNRRIRYEALQSESGKKLLRRSGRAPDDISSVVLVEKDRSYIKSDAVLKIMEYIDLPFPQLAFFLQFVPQFVRDFAYDNIANNRYNIFGRSDSSSSCTYNGVITSLRECYLWDPHRGWKFVRTSIV from the exons ATGGCGCTTCTTGTTCCTGGTGGTGGGTGCGCACGTTTAGCCATCTCCCACCCAGCGCAAGTTAGCCGGAGAACAGCCGTTGTTGCTACGCTGTCACCTCCCAAACGCGATAAAGTTGACTACTGGGTCGATGCAACTTCGAGCTTCTTTGAACCAGACTCCAGACCCATCATGTTATATGATG GTGTTTGCAATTTGTGTAATGGAGGAGTGAAGTTTGTACGGGATAACGACAAAAATAG GAGAATCAGGTACGAAGCTCTCCAGAGTGAATCAGGCAAGAAACTGCTGAGGAGGTCAGGAAGAGCTCCTGATGATATTTCAAGTGTTGTGCTTGTTGAAAAGGATAG ATCATATATCAAGTCAGATGCTGTTCTTAAGATAATGGAATACATAGACCTACCTTTCCCTCAGCTAGCATTTTTTCTACAGTTTGTTCCTCA GTTTGTAAGAGATTTTGCATATGACAACATAGCAAACAATCGATACAACATTTTTGGCCGCTCAGATTCAT CAAGCAGCTGCACATATAATGGAGTGATAACATCATTGAGGGAATGCTATTTGTGGGACCCACATAGAG GTTGGAAATTTGTAAGGACCAGCATAGTTTGA
- the LOC102628571 gene encoding DCC family protein At1g52590, chloroplastic isoform X4 — MALLVPGGGCARLAISHPAQVSRRTAVVATLSPPKRDKVDYWVDATSSFFEPDSRPIMLYDGVCNLCNGGVKFVRDNDKNRRIRYEALQSESGKKLLRRSGRAPDDISSVVLVEKDRSYIKSDAVLKIMEYIDLPFPQLAFFLQFVPQFVRDFAYDNIANNRYNIFGRSDSSSSCTYNGVITSLRECYLWDPHRDRPVCN, encoded by the exons ATGGCGCTTCTTGTTCCTGGTGGTGGGTGCGCACGTTTAGCCATCTCCCACCCAGCGCAAGTTAGCCGGAGAACAGCCGTTGTTGCTACGCTGTCACCTCCCAAACGCGATAAAGTTGACTACTGGGTCGATGCAACTTCGAGCTTCTTTGAACCAGACTCCAGACCCATCATGTTATATGATG GTGTTTGCAATTTGTGTAATGGAGGAGTGAAGTTTGTACGGGATAACGACAAAAATAG GAGAATCAGGTACGAAGCTCTCCAGAGTGAATCAGGCAAGAAACTGCTGAGGAGGTCAGGAAGAGCTCCTGATGATATTTCAAGTGTTGTGCTTGTTGAAAAGGATAG ATCATATATCAAGTCAGATGCTGTTCTTAAGATAATGGAATACATAGACCTACCTTTCCCTCAGCTAGCATTTTTTCTACAGTTTGTTCCTCA GTTTGTAAGAGATTTTGCATATGACAACATAGCAAACAATCGATACAACATTTTTGGCCGCTCAGATTCAT CAAGCAGCTGCACATATAATGGAGTGATAACATCATTGAGGGAATGCTATTTGTGGGACCCACATAGAG ATCGTCCAGTTTGCAATTAA
- the LOC102628571 gene encoding DCC family protein At1g52590, chloroplastic isoform X5 has product MALLVPGGGCARLAISHPAQVSRRTAVVATLSPPKRDKVDYWVDATSSFFEPDSRPIMLYDGVCNLCNGGVKFVRDNDKNRRIRYEALQSESGKKLLRRSGRAPDDISSVVLVEKDRSYIKSDAVLKIMEYIDLPFPQLAFFLQFVPQFVRDFAYDNIANNRYNIFGRSDSSLQSLLRAIFFCKQLHI; this is encoded by the exons ATGGCGCTTCTTGTTCCTGGTGGTGGGTGCGCACGTTTAGCCATCTCCCACCCAGCGCAAGTTAGCCGGAGAACAGCCGTTGTTGCTACGCTGTCACCTCCCAAACGCGATAAAGTTGACTACTGGGTCGATGCAACTTCGAGCTTCTTTGAACCAGACTCCAGACCCATCATGTTATATGATG GTGTTTGCAATTTGTGTAATGGAGGAGTGAAGTTTGTACGGGATAACGACAAAAATAG GAGAATCAGGTACGAAGCTCTCCAGAGTGAATCAGGCAAGAAACTGCTGAGGAGGTCAGGAAGAGCTCCTGATGATATTTCAAGTGTTGTGCTTGTTGAAAAGGATAG ATCATATATCAAGTCAGATGCTGTTCTTAAGATAATGGAATACATAGACCTACCTTTCCCTCAGCTAGCATTTTTTCTACAGTTTGTTCCTCA GTTTGTAAGAGATTTTGCATATGACAACATAGCAAACAATCGATACAACATTTTTGGCCGCTCAGATTCAT CTCTTCAAAGCCTATTGCGggcaatatttttttg CAAGCAGCTGCACATATAA
- the LOC102628571 gene encoding DCC family protein At1g52590, chloroplastic isoform X6: MALLVPGGGCARLAISHPAQVSRRTAVVATLSPPKRDKVDYWVDATSSFFEPDSRPIMLYDGVCNLCNGGVKFVRDNDKNRRIRYEALQSESGKKLLRRSGRAPDDISSVVLVEKDRSYIKSDAVLKIMEYIDLPFPQLAFFLQFVPQFVRDFAYDNIANNRYNIFGRSDSYRPVCN; this comes from the exons ATGGCGCTTCTTGTTCCTGGTGGTGGGTGCGCACGTTTAGCCATCTCCCACCCAGCGCAAGTTAGCCGGAGAACAGCCGTTGTTGCTACGCTGTCACCTCCCAAACGCGATAAAGTTGACTACTGGGTCGATGCAACTTCGAGCTTCTTTGAACCAGACTCCAGACCCATCATGTTATATGATG GTGTTTGCAATTTGTGTAATGGAGGAGTGAAGTTTGTACGGGATAACGACAAAAATAG GAGAATCAGGTACGAAGCTCTCCAGAGTGAATCAGGCAAGAAACTGCTGAGGAGGTCAGGAAGAGCTCCTGATGATATTTCAAGTGTTGTGCTTGTTGAAAAGGATAG ATCATATATCAAGTCAGATGCTGTTCTTAAGATAATGGAATACATAGACCTACCTTTCCCTCAGCTAGCATTTTTTCTACAGTTTGTTCCTCA GTTTGTAAGAGATTTTGCATATGACAACATAGCAAACAATCGATACAACATTTTTGGCCGCTCAGATTCAT ATCGTCCAGTTTGCAATTAA
- the LOC102628274 gene encoding RHOMBOID-like protein 5 isoform X1: MWLHAGIIHLVVNMTSLMLVSYRLEQEFGFARIAPLYLLSGFGGSLLSCLHHKGKKEIVSVGASGALFGLLGTMLSELIANWTIYENKCTSLSVLGSVIALNLAFGFIPGVDGVDNLAHIGGFASGVLLGFILFLRPQYGYVSEKYIAAGYDAKHRKPKYMHYQQLCWIIALILLVLGYITKRSFQTFVENFKIGVHKFRLTIAILSDMHSACPSYTKATRYTTNLSHTLIADYSCSRLTTKPSCNTRILDSNLHILTSM, from the exons ATGTGGCTTCATGCTGGAATCATTCATTTGGTTGTCAACATGACGAGCCTTATGCTTGTTAGTTACCGCCTGGAACAGGAATTTGGATTCG CGAGAATAGCACCTCTGTATCTGCTTTCTGGGTTTGGTGGAAGCCTTTTATCTTGTCTTCACcataaaggaaagaaagaaattgtttCAGTTGGAGCATCCGGTGCACTCTTTGGACTGTTGGGAACCATGCTTTCTGAGTTAATTGCAAACTGGACGATCTATGAAAATAAG TGCACATCACTTTCAGTTCTAGGTTCTGTTATTGCCCTGAATTTGGCTTTTGGATTCATACCCGGTGTGGATGGTGTAGACAATTTGGCACATATTGGAGGATTTGCCTCTGGAGTTCTCCTTGGATTTATCCTCTTTCTACGTCCCCAATATGGATATGTAAGCGAAAAATACATTGCTGCGGGATATGATGCCAAGCATAGGAAACCCAAGTACATGCACTATCAACAATTGTGTTGGATTATAGCTTTAATCCTCTTAGTCCTTGGGTATATCACTAAAcgttcatttcaaacatttgttgaaaatttcaaaattgggGTTCACAAATTTCGGCTAACCATTGCCATTTTGTCAGATATGCACTCGGCTTGTCCAAGCTATACAAAGGCGACAAGATACACAACGAACCTCTCCCACACTCTCATAGCTGATTATTCTTGTAGCAGATTAACCACAAAACCTTCATGCAATACTAGGATACTGGATTCCAACCTTCACATCCTCACATCTATGTAG
- the LOC102628274 gene encoding RHOMBOID-like protein 5 isoform X2 — MWLHAGIIHLVVNMTSLMLVSYRLEQEFGFARIAPLYLLSGFGGSLLSCLHHKGKKEIVSVGASGALFGLLGTMLSELIANWTIYENKCTSLSVLGSVIALNLAFGFIPGVDGVDNLAHIGGFASGVLLGFILFLRPQYGYVSEKYIAAGYDAKHRKPKYMHYQQLCWIIALILLVLGYALGLSKLYKGDKIHNEPLPHSHS; from the exons ATGTGGCTTCATGCTGGAATCATTCATTTGGTTGTCAACATGACGAGCCTTATGCTTGTTAGTTACCGCCTGGAACAGGAATTTGGATTCG CGAGAATAGCACCTCTGTATCTGCTTTCTGGGTTTGGTGGAAGCCTTTTATCTTGTCTTCACcataaaggaaagaaagaaattgtttCAGTTGGAGCATCCGGTGCACTCTTTGGACTGTTGGGAACCATGCTTTCTGAGTTAATTGCAAACTGGACGATCTATGAAAATAAG TGCACATCACTTTCAGTTCTAGGTTCTGTTATTGCCCTGAATTTGGCTTTTGGATTCATACCCGGTGTGGATGGTGTAGACAATTTGGCACATATTGGAGGATTTGCCTCTGGAGTTCTCCTTGGATTTATCCTCTTTCTACGTCCCCAATATGGATATGTAAGCGAAAAATACATTGCTGCGGGATATGATGCCAAGCATAGGAAACCCAAGTACATGCACTATCAACAATTGTGTTGGATTATAGCTTTAATCCTCTTAGTCCTTGG ATATGCACTCGGCTTGTCCAAGCTATACAAAGGCGACAAGATACACAACGAACCTCTCCCACACTCTCATAGCTGA
- the LOC127898788 gene encoding probable polygalacturonase At3g15720 — MATLGWSRSYPGTMPYNVMNFGAVGNGVTDDSQAFIKAWNAVCGDTSNNPTLQVPQGKTFLLQPTSFQGPCKSSNLQVQIEGNLIAPEGPSSWKGKDRRSWLYFANVNGFTVNGNGEIDGQGSQWWKLCSDVGAQHFFANSRPALVFEKCTSFQVSGLKHINSQKNHISLDNCQDATLSNLHISAPESSPNTDGIDISASQNIHILNSNIATGDDCIAINTGSSQINVTGLTCGPGHGISIGSLGKQGEAAAVEEVHVKNCTLNATQNGLRIKTWQGGSGYARKITFNDITLTDVDNPIIIDQFYCPHEQCSNETNAVKISDVSYTGIHGTSITQDAIALNCSRTVGCDNIVLEHIHIASSNSKEGTYSTCINAHGKCDDSVPSVGCLK; from the exons ATGGCTACATTGGGTTGGAGCCGATCGTATCCTGGAACAATGCCTTATAACGTTATGAACTTTGGTGCTGTGGGAAATGGAGTTACCGATGATTCccaa GCTTTTATTAAAGCATGGAACGCGGTTTGTGGAGATACATCAAACAATCCAACCCTTCAGGTTCCTCAGGGGAAAACATTCTTGCTGCAACCTACAAGTTTCCAAGGTCCATGCAAATCTTCCAACCTCCAAGTTCAG ATTGAGGGGAATCTCATTGCACCTGAAGGACCGTCAAGTTGGAAAGGAAAGGATCGAAGGTCTTGGCTTTACTTCGCAAATGTCAATGGATTTACTGTTAATGGAAATGGAGAAATTGATGGCCAAGGATCACAGTGGTGGAAGCTTTGCTCAGATGTGGGTGCACAACATTTTTTTGCGAACTCTCGTCCC gcattagtatttgaaaaatgtACCAGTTTTCAAGTCAGTGGACTGAAACATATCAACAGTCAGAAAAATCACATCTCCTTAGATAACTGTCAGGATGCAACTCTCTCTAATCTCCACATATCAGCCCCTGAATCAAGCCCTAACACTGATGGCATTGACATCTCTGCCTCCCAAAACATTCATATTCTCAACAGTAACATTGCCACag GTGATGATTGCATTGCAATTAACACGGGAAGCTCTCAGATTAATGTAACTGGGTTGACATGTGGTCCGGGGCATGGTATAAG CATCGGAAGCCTAGGAAAGCAAGGAGAGGCAGCAGCAGTTGAGGAAGTACATGTGAAAAATTGTACTTTGAACGCAACTCAAAATGGATTGAGGATCAAAACATGGCAG gGGGGGTCTGGGTATGCCAGGAAGATAACTTTCAACGACATTACACTCACAGATGTTGACAATCCCATCATCATTGACCAATTTTACTGCCCACATGAACAATGCAGTAATGAA acaaATGCAGTCAAAATAAGTGATGTTTCTTACACTGGAATTCATGGGACATCAATCACACAAGATGCAATTGCCTTGAATTGCAGCCGGACTGTTGGCTGTGACAACATAGTGCTGGAGCACATCCACATAGCTTCATCGAATTCGAAGGAGGGGACTTATTCAACTTGCATCAATGCTCATGGAAAATGTGATGATTCAGTCCCTAGTGTTGGctgtttgaaataa